A window from Acidobacteriota bacterium encodes these proteins:
- a CDS encoding SET domain-containing protein-lysine N-methyltransferase encodes MPVPPGALVRRRSRIAGWGVYTNVAISKNTRIIDYAGEKISHRESLRRERRQLARGEVWCFTVDARWVRDASVGGNLARFINHSCRPNCYSQVVGDVIWIRASRNIAAGEELSYDYRTDGDAIIPCRCRPGCRTRL; translated from the coding sequence ATGCCTGTACCGCCTGGCGCGCTCGTGCGGCGGCGATCGAGAATCGCCGGTTGGGGCGTCTACACGAACGTCGCCATTTCGAAGAACACCCGGATCATCGATTACGCCGGCGAGAAGATCTCGCATCGCGAGAGCCTTCGCCGCGAGCGCCGGCAGCTCGCGCGCGGCGAGGTCTGGTGCTTCACGGTCGATGCGCGCTGGGTGCGCGATGCGTCGGTCGGCGGGAATCTCGCGCGGTTCATCAACCACTCGTGCCGGCCGAACTGCTACTCGCAGGTCGTGGGCGACGTCATCTGGATCCGCGCGTCGCGGAACATCGCCGCGGGTGAAGAGCTCTCGTACGACTACCGGACGGACGGCGACGCGATCATCCCGTGCCGATGCCGGCCCGGATGTCGAACGCGGCTCTGA
- a CDS encoding alpha/beta fold hydrolase — protein sequence MLAVRPVRHVIYLHGFASSPASSKARRFAQELAALGVECTCPDLNQPSFETLTVTRMLDVTARAITSVGDGPIALVGSSLGGFLAVHAADRDRTGSVDRLVLLAPAFDFGGNRLRQLGDRGIDAWRRTGRLEVFHYGDNAIRSVGFALCEDAAQYDAFALPAGPAALVFQGRQDDTVPAESVVRWASTRPNVDLRLVNDGHQLATSMDEIWLASKAFLGLDATQLP from the coding sequence GTGCTCGCGGTGCGTCCCGTCCGTCACGTGATCTATCTGCACGGCTTCGCGTCGTCTCCCGCGTCATCGAAGGCGCGCCGATTCGCGCAGGAGCTCGCAGCGCTCGGCGTCGAGTGCACGTGTCCGGACTTGAACCAGCCATCCTTCGAGACGCTGACCGTCACCCGCATGCTCGACGTCACGGCGCGCGCAATCACGTCGGTTGGCGACGGGCCGATCGCGCTCGTCGGGTCGAGCCTGGGTGGCTTCCTCGCCGTGCACGCGGCGGATCGCGACCGAACCGGCAGCGTCGATCGGCTGGTCCTGCTGGCGCCGGCGTTCGACTTCGGCGGAAACCGGCTGAGACAGCTTGGCGATCGGGGCATCGACGCATGGCGGCGGACTGGCCGCCTCGAGGTCTTCCACTACGGCGACAACGCCATCCGATCGGTGGGCTTCGCCCTGTGCGAGGATGCGGCCCAGTACGACGCCTTCGCCTTGCCGGCCGGGCCGGCCGCGCTCGTGTTCCAGGGACGCCAGGACGATACCGTGCCGGCCGAGAGCGTGGTCCGCTGGGCGTCGACTCGACCGAACGTCGACCTGCGCCTCGTGAACGACGGCCATCAGTTGGCGACGTCGATGGACGAGATCTGGCTGGCGTCGAAGG